The DNA window TCTCCGACACCAGCGGTGAATACAATTGCATCCAGCTTATCACCAAAGAGGGTAGCATAACCGCCGATATATTTTGCAATCCTGCGGGTTTCCATCTTGATGGCCAGAGCTGCTTTCTTGTCCCCTTCCAGACTTGCCTTGAGCACGTCTCTGCGGTCGCTCTTGCCGCACAAGCCGATCAGTCCACTTTTCTTGTTGAGAACCGTGTCCATCTCTTTTGCGCTCATGCCGGTATTGTCCATCATGTAAGGAATGATGGCAGGATCGATATCTCCACTTCTGGAGCCCATGATCAATCCTTCAAGGGGGGTGAGGCCCATGGAAGTGTCAATACAGACACCATTCTTCACTGCACTGATGGATGCGCCGTTTCCGATATGGCAGACGATTACATTTGTATCTTCATTCTTCTTGCCCAATAGGACTGCCGCACGCTTTGCACAGTAGAGATGGCTGGTTCCATGGAAGCCGTATCGGCGTACATTGTAATCAGTGTACCACTCATAGGGAACGGCATACATGAATGCTTCCTCGGGCATGGTCTGATGCCATGCAGTGTCGAGGATGATGGCCTGGGGAACGGAAGGCATCGCTTTCCTGGCTGCTTCAATGCCCATGATATTGGCAGGCATGTGCAGTGGGCCAAGGTGTGTTACTTTCTTTAGTTGTTCAATGACTTCATCGGTTACCAATGCAGACTGCTTGAACACCTCACCACCATGCAGGACACGGTGACCAACAGCCCCGATATCACTCAAGTCACTGATGACTCCATACTCATCATCAAGAAGCATCCTGATGATCAACTCAATTGCCTCTTTATGAGTAGGGGAGGAGAACTCTGCATTGTACTCCTCTTTGCCATTTGCCTTATGCTCAATGGTGGAATATTCCAGTCCGATGCGTTCTACGACACCAACAGCAAGAATATCTTTGTTTACCCAGTCGTACACCTGGTACTTGGCAGACGAACTGCCACAGTTCAAGGTTAAAATTACCATGAATGACTCCTATTATTTCTCTATAACACTATGTTAATTGATTGCAAAAGATACCTATCTATTAAAACACTATTGGGCAGAATAATCAACATGAAGCGAAAAAAGAACCTTTAGTTCTTTTCCACTTATGAAGGTATTTCTTTGCCTGTGGTTATGGACACTTGCTTCCTTACTGCACGCGCAAACGACTGTGCAAGGTTCTTTTGCTCCCCTGCAGGAAGTTACAAACATTGAATACCAGAGTGAGGAAGAAAGAAAAGATTTTCGTTTGAAGTTCTCTCTTTCTTCTTCTGGTATGCAGTTTGAACCATATATTTCCTACGAGGGAGAAGTATGGAGCTTCAGCTATACACCCAGGACTTTCCTGGAAAGGGTATGGTCCAGCAGTTCGGTGGAAACGTCTAGTCTACGTC is part of the uncultured Sphaerochaeta sp. genome and encodes:
- a CDS encoding acetate kinase; translated protein: MVILTLNCGSSSAKYQVYDWVNKDILAVGVVERIGLEYSTIEHKANGKEEYNAEFSSPTHKEAIELIIRMLLDDEYGVISDLSDIGAVGHRVLHGGEVFKQSALVTDEVIEQLKKVTHLGPLHMPANIMGIEAARKAMPSVPQAIILDTAWHQTMPEEAFMYAVPYEWYTDYNVRRYGFHGTSHLYCAKRAAVLLGKKNEDTNVIVCHIGNGASISAVKNGVCIDTSMGLTPLEGLIMGSRSGDIDPAIIPYMMDNTGMSAKEMDTVLNKKSGLIGLCGKSDRRDVLKASLEGDKKAALAIKMETRRIAKYIGGYATLFGDKLDAIVFTAGVGEMARHIRLGACQGLEAIGAVVDEHKNEVCFSRNGEFEINTDDSKVKILVIPTDEELVMTEDAYALMNGTYDVHTNFHYTFEDKDYVNKSREKDLQKNIEKNPELATILAMPR